In Vreelandella piezotolerans, one genomic interval encodes:
- a CDS encoding sensor histidine kinase: MHGIFLQSLARDFLGERLQREANHAVAQLEQDQTAVPTALDSVSQGYQVFHHLYVLRFNGSVNASDPQWQQQLAPLLDESGDALIDVNRGTQHMLVYRRHFEWQGTQGVLLVGEDFSQVEAGLATLHWWVGGIAAVLLGMLIILNMLAVNRGLIPLWQLRQQLEALRSGKRDRLSLVAPSELDELVDQLNWFMDDIDLRLKRSRESVANLSHALKTPLAAITQVLRGNRPIDENRRHKLLSRIEDINAQLAAELRRSRIAGPNAGRMANVTRDSSRLIEMFRSLYPERIFNLTHSAHEKDQVPIEAHDFSEILGIVLDNAGKWSNRCINCDIAVSTTTLTLTTDDDGFGVAEEDLSRLGERGTRLDERRPGYGLGLSILAQLIARYSGHSRFERSPLGGLRVTVTLPLAVEVIN, encoded by the coding sequence TTGCACGGGATCTTTTTACAGAGCCTGGCAAGGGATTTTTTAGGTGAACGCTTACAACGTGAAGCAAACCACGCGGTCGCGCAGCTAGAGCAAGACCAAACGGCTGTACCGACTGCGCTCGACTCGGTTAGCCAAGGCTATCAAGTCTTTCATCATCTCTACGTACTCCGTTTCAATGGCTCGGTCAACGCTTCTGACCCGCAATGGCAGCAACAGCTGGCTCCGTTGCTAGATGAGAGCGGCGATGCCCTAATAGATGTGAATCGCGGAACACAGCACATGCTCGTCTATCGCCGCCATTTTGAGTGGCAGGGCACGCAGGGTGTGCTATTGGTGGGCGAGGATTTTTCCCAAGTAGAAGCAGGGCTTGCAACTTTACACTGGTGGGTCGGTGGGATCGCCGCCGTGCTTTTAGGGATGCTCATCATACTCAACATGCTAGCGGTTAACCGTGGACTCATACCACTCTGGCAACTGCGCCAACAACTTGAAGCATTGCGATCAGGCAAACGTGATCGCTTGTCATTAGTAGCCCCTTCGGAGCTAGATGAATTAGTCGACCAGTTGAACTGGTTCATGGACGACATTGATCTTCGTCTGAAGCGCTCGCGAGAATCGGTCGCCAACCTATCACACGCATTAAAAACCCCGCTGGCAGCAATTACCCAAGTACTGCGCGGCAATCGGCCCATTGATGAAAACCGACGGCATAAACTGCTCAGTCGTATTGAAGATATTAACGCTCAGTTAGCTGCAGAGCTGCGTCGTTCGCGTATTGCAGGGCCTAACGCGGGTCGAATGGCGAACGTCACGCGAGATAGTTCACGGCTCATCGAGATGTTCCGTAGTCTTTACCCTGAGCGCATTTTCAACCTTACCCACTCGGCACACGAGAAAGACCAAGTGCCTATTGAGGCTCACGACTTTTCTGAAATATTAGGCATCGTGCTCGATAACGCTGGCAAATGGTCGAATAGGTGCATTAATTGCGATATTGCCGTCTCCACTACCACACTCACGCTCACCACTGATGATGACGGTTTCGGCGTTGCAGAAGAAGATCTTTCGCGCTTGGGAGAGCGTGGCACACGATTGGATGAACGCCGTCCCGGCTACGGCTTAGGCCTGTCGATTCTTGCGCAGTTAATTGCCCGCTACTCAGGGCACTCGCGCTTTGAGCGTAGTCCACTGGGTGGACTGCGCGTTACGGTTACGTTGCCTCTTGCAGTTGAAGTGATTAATTAA